In bacterium, the following are encoded in one genomic region:
- a CDS encoding helix-turn-helix transcriptional regulator yields MYVVVILHIIRMETLSRQIQLWRAARGLSQKELSERTGIARSNLIDLELGRRDCTVGTLLKLAKALGTTPGQLLDEPPPRKALRLNRFERDTVARAVITGTAPASVGLRRLAHDLRPLFRPSLEAAGLWISRNKTSFVRKRKLRLETLYSDDLIRDVSERVKKLLPSFDVIRENP; encoded by the coding sequence ATGTATGTAGTAGTAATACTACATATAATAAGAATGGAGACCCTTTCCCGTCAAATACAACTCTGGCGCGCTGCACGAGGGCTCAGCCAAAAAGAGTTGTCGGAACGCACCGGAATCGCCCGCTCCAACCTGATTGATCTGGAATTAGGCCGCCGTGATTGCACGGTCGGAACCCTGCTGAAGCTGGCAAAGGCCCTGGGGACGACTCCTGGACAACTTTTGGACGAACCGCCCCCCCGAAAGGCGCTTCGACTGAACCGTTTCGAACGGGACACGGTCGCCCGCGCCGTCATCACGGGCACGGCTCCGGCATCCGTCGGATTGCGGCGACTCGCCCATGACCTGCGGCCCCTGTTCCGACCTTCACTGGAAGCCGCGGGGCTTTGGATTTCTCGAAACAAGACTTCGTTTGTCCGAAAGCGGAAACTGAGGCTGGAGACCCTTTACTCCGATGACCTGATTCGGGACGTCTCGGAGCGGGTGAAGAAACTCCTCCCCTCTTTCGATGTCATCAGGGAGAACCCATGA
- a CDS encoding TolC family protein — protein MPARFLRRTALVALFLAIIGMAGRAATAETVYLTEQKVIDLALEKNLSVLVAGEDREIGRTGIQGAKSVYDTQLSLTADHLIDKRDQAIPVFGTDNRTTNWNLGLSRAFPTGTRADLNWTNQRNSTNSPFATLNPYYEPAVEMALRQPVLKNTFGKQDRGGVALAKKRFEEIDFLARRRVMEAVYGVLSDYWAWVTHRGNADVTETSVAEARRLEALAAEKKIFGLYETTDVLAARANRMQMENQLTEAIRQRDDALGRLKRGLDFPDEEDARSSDAVPVSAGGGGREDALASAMANRSDYAAARARVEAQKIEVSLARNRKWPQMDLVASLRLNGVDTSYGSSLGEIGGGDHPAYFFGGEFAWPIENRLAKSESRRAEHEKKKALFELKDVENRVAQEVEERWREVQSTRKQVANAREIERVEREKWTLELEKYRVGRSSSDLVIRYQEDYLEARRRALASLFQHRMAVLGLKLAEETLVERHRNGGAARSSDSGGSP, from the coding sequence ATGCCGGCCCGATTTCTTCGCAGAACCGCTCTGGTCGCACTCTTCCTCGCCATCATTGGAATGGCGGGCCGCGCCGCGACGGCGGAGACCGTTTACCTGACCGAGCAAAAGGTCATCGACCTGGCCTTGGAGAAGAACTTGTCCGTCCTGGTGGCGGGGGAGGACCGTGAGATCGGGCGGACGGGGATTCAAGGCGCCAAGTCGGTCTACGATACGCAGCTCTCTTTGACGGCGGACCACCTGATCGACAAGCGCGACCAGGCCATTCCCGTCTTCGGGACCGACAACCGGACCACCAATTGGAATCTCGGTCTTTCGCGCGCGTTTCCGACCGGCACTCGGGCGGACCTCAATTGGACCAACCAGCGAAATTCCACGAACTCTCCGTTCGCCACCCTCAATCCCTACTACGAGCCGGCGGTCGAGATGGCCCTCCGACAGCCCGTCCTGAAAAATACCTTCGGTAAGCAGGACCGCGGCGGGGTGGCCCTGGCCAAGAAGCGGTTTGAGGAGATCGACTTTCTCGCCCGCCGGCGCGTGATGGAGGCGGTCTACGGCGTGCTCTCCGACTATTGGGCCTGGGTGACCCACCGGGGAAACGCCGACGTCACGGAAACCTCCGTGGCCGAGGCGCGCCGGTTAGAGGCCCTCGCGGCGGAGAAGAAGATCTTCGGGCTCTACGAGACGACGGACGTCCTCGCCGCCCGCGCCAACCGGATGCAAATGGAGAACCAGCTCACCGAAGCGATCCGCCAGAGGGACGACGCCCTCGGGCGCCTCAAAAGAGGGCTCGATTTCCCGGACGAGGAGGACGCGCGGTCGTCCGATGCGGTTCCCGTTTCGGCGGGGGGCGGGGGACGCGAGGACGCGCTGGCCTCCGCGATGGCCAACCGCTCGGACTACGCCGCCGCCCGGGCCCGGGTCGAGGCGCAGAAGATCGAGGTCTCCCTCGCGCGGAACCGCAAGTGGCCGCAAATGGATCTGGTCGCTTCCCTCCGGCTGAATGGCGTCGACACCTCCTACGGCAGCTCGCTCGGTGAGATCGGCGGCGGCGATCACCCCGCCTACTTCTTCGGCGGCGAGTTCGCCTGGCCGATCGAGAACCGCCTCGCCAAAAGCGAGTCCCGGCGCGCCGAGCACGAGAAGAAGAAGGCCCTCTTCGAACTCAAGGACGTCGAGAACCGGGTCGCGCAGGAGGTCGAGGAGCGCTGGCGCGAGGTCCAGAGCACTCGGAAGCAGGTCGCGAACGCCCGCGAGATCGAGCGGGTCGAGCGGGAGAAGTGGACCTTGGAACTGGAGAAGTACCGGGTCGGCCGGTCGTCGAGCGACCTCGTCATCCGCTATCAAGAAGACTACCTCGAGGCCCGCCGGAGGGCATTGGCCTCCCTCTTCCAGCACCGGATGGCGGTCCTGGGATTGAAATTGGCGGAAGAAACCTTGGTTGAAAGACACCGCAACGGCGGTGCGGCTCGGTCTTCGGATTCGGGGGGCTCGCCGTGA
- a CDS encoding efflux RND transporter permease subunit, with amino-acid sequence MNLSEFSVKNSLLVNSLSIFLVVAGLLALFRIEREAFPNFSFDIVVVSTAYRGAPPEVIEKRITIPLEKELKEVSDIKKMYSISVEGLSEVVLELDPDAPDKDRIYNDIQKAVDDADDLPEDLEDDPKVIELQTKDTPLVIVSLSGDMPEMELRELALRLETEILDLSEVSKVQREGLRDREIWVELDPAKMATHWISLTQVTEALSARNVNVAGGLQKGRERELILRTSGELENADDVRRVILRANEEGHWVRVGDIAAVSDGFEEERFIERTDGSRAINLMVVKKDRADAIRLMKDLQTVLDDFKSRNRPELKIALVDDISYYIKRRLNVLISNGWIGLLFVIIPMVIFLSWRVALGALMGIAVALLSAIAAMNFLGISINLISMFGLIMVLGMLVDEDLVVADNISRYLEEGKAHVEAAIAGSSEVGRAIISTVLTTIIAFIPLLFMSGIFGKFVSDIPKVVIITLTASLLEALVILPSHLSDLSRPKKEGQKSSFEKKVQHHYFDRFRDLYVRSLRYSLKHPIWTTVLSFGVIALAVLYAVLGLKFVLFPAKGIEAFFIRAQAPIGTSLERMEEKMQVLERLAMVLLKNELDHVVTDVGVVQNDPSDPFTERGSHVGQVVVYLTPETKRDREAGEIMEALRAKLPPSVSEWGFERVSFDPIKPGPPVGKPVAVRIRGDELKELDALAEDFKAELAKFPGVEDIRDDYERGKGELNIVVDEERASQAGLNYQDIAMTVRQAFQGLKATTIRKTDDEIDVVVRLPEEKRHDPGEIESLLIENKMGNLVRLADVARLEEGPGVSEIKHFDRKRVVTVTANVDEEVITSREVNTLLKKKFGTASKDHPGIAFAYGGEDEDTQESMRSLFRALAGAMFLIFIVLLVTFESMLQTFIIMLAIPFGLVGVVIGFALAGEPIGFLAFLGIIGMTGVVVDGGTLVFVFINRIKREGIPIKDAILAGCGVRLRSILLTTLTTVLGIVPAAYGIGGSDPFIQPMALALNWSIGVSIFFTLYTVPSLYYLADKATVRMRKLLPWNGEERS; translated from the coding sequence GTGAATCTGTCCGAATTCTCGGTCAAGAACTCGCTGCTCGTCAACTCCCTCTCCATCTTTCTGGTGGTGGCCGGCCTGCTCGCCCTCTTCCGGATCGAGCGGGAGGCCTTTCCCAATTTCTCCTTCGACATCGTCGTCGTCAGCACCGCCTACCGGGGTGCGCCGCCGGAGGTGATCGAGAAGCGCATCACGATCCCCCTCGAGAAGGAGCTGAAGGAGGTCAGCGACATCAAGAAGATGTATTCGATCTCCGTCGAGGGGCTTTCCGAGGTCGTCTTGGAGCTCGACCCCGACGCCCCGGACAAGGACCGGATCTATAACGACATCCAGAAGGCCGTCGACGACGCGGACGACCTGCCGGAGGACCTCGAGGACGATCCCAAGGTGATCGAGCTTCAAACGAAGGACACGCCGCTCGTCATCGTCTCGCTTTCGGGCGACATGCCGGAGATGGAGCTGCGGGAGCTCGCGTTGCGCCTCGAGACGGAAATCCTGGACTTGAGCGAGGTTTCGAAGGTGCAGCGCGAGGGCCTGCGCGACCGGGAGATCTGGGTCGAGCTCGATCCGGCGAAGATGGCGACCCATTGGATCTCCCTGACCCAGGTCACGGAGGCGTTGAGCGCGCGGAACGTCAACGTCGCGGGCGGGTTGCAGAAGGGCCGTGAGCGCGAGCTCATCCTCCGGACCTCCGGCGAGCTCGAGAACGCGGACGACGTGCGCCGCGTGATCCTCAGGGCCAACGAAGAGGGCCATTGGGTGCGCGTGGGCGACATCGCCGCCGTGAGCGACGGTTTTGAAGAGGAGCGCTTCATCGAGCGCACCGACGGGAGCCGTGCCATCAACCTGATGGTCGTCAAGAAGGACAGGGCCGACGCCATCCGCCTGATGAAGGACCTCCAGACGGTCTTGGACGATTTCAAGTCGCGGAATAGGCCCGAGCTGAAGATCGCCCTGGTCGACGACATCTCCTATTACATCAAACGACGCCTGAACGTCCTCATTTCCAACGGCTGGATCGGTCTCCTTTTCGTGATCATACCGATGGTCATTTTCCTGTCCTGGCGGGTCGCATTGGGGGCGTTGATGGGGATCGCGGTCGCTCTCCTCTCGGCCATCGCGGCCATGAATTTTCTCGGGATCAGCATCAACCTTATCTCCATGTTCGGGCTCATCATGGTCTTGGGCATGCTCGTGGACGAGGACCTGGTCGTCGCCGACAACATCTCCCGCTATCTGGAGGAGGGGAAGGCGCACGTCGAGGCGGCGATCGCGGGGTCCTCCGAGGTGGGGCGGGCCATCATCTCGACGGTCCTGACGACCATCATCGCCTTCATTCCGCTCCTGTTCATGAGCGGGATCTTCGGCAAGTTCGTAAGCGACATCCCCAAGGTGGTCATCATCACGCTCACCGCATCGCTCCTGGAGGCGCTCGTGATCCTGCCGTCCCACCTCTCGGACCTGAGCCGGCCCAAAAAGGAGGGGCAAAAATCGTCCTTCGAGAAAAAGGTTCAGCATCATTACTTCGACCGTTTCAGGGACCTCTATGTGCGCTCGCTCCGTTACAGCCTCAAGCATCCGATTTGGACGACCGTCTTATCTTTCGGAGTCATCGCCCTCGCCGTCCTTTACGCCGTCCTCGGTCTGAAGTTCGTGCTGTTTCCCGCCAAGGGCATCGAGGCGTTCTTCATCCGGGCGCAGGCGCCCATCGGCACCTCCCTCGAACGGATGGAGGAAAAAATGCAGGTCCTGGAAAGACTCGCGATGGTGCTTCTCAAGAACGAGCTGGATCACGTGGTGACGGACGTCGGCGTCGTCCAGAACGACCCCAGCGACCCTTTCACCGAGCGGGGCTCCCACGTGGGGCAGGTGGTGGTCTACCTGACCCCCGAGACGAAGCGCGACCGGGAGGCCGGCGAGATCATGGAGGCGCTTCGCGCGAAGCTCCCTCCGAGCGTCTCGGAATGGGGATTCGAGCGCGTGAGCTTCGACCCGATCAAGCCGGGCCCTCCGGTGGGCAAGCCCGTCGCCGTGCGGATCCGCGGAGACGAACTGAAGGAATTGGACGCACTCGCCGAGGACTTCAAGGCGGAGCTGGCCAAGTTTCCGGGCGTCGAGGATATCCGCGACGATTACGAGCGCGGCAAGGGGGAACTCAACATCGTCGTCGACGAGGAGAGGGCGTCGCAGGCCGGGCTCAATTACCAAGACATCGCGATGACGGTCCGCCAGGCGTTCCAGGGCCTGAAGGCGACGACCATCCGCAAGACGGACGACGAGATCGACGTGGTGGTCCGCCTCCCGGAGGAGAAGCGCCACGACCCCGGGGAAATCGAATCGCTGCTGATTGAGAACAAGATGGGCAACCTGGTGCGCCTCGCGGACGTGGCGCGATTGGAGGAGGGCCCCGGCGTAAGCGAGATCAAGCACTTTGACCGAAAGAGAGTGGTCACGGTGACCGCCAACGTGGACGAGGAGGTCATCACGTCCCGGGAAGTGAACACCCTTCTCAAGAAAAAATTCGGGACCGCCTCCAAGGACCATCCCGGCATCGCCTTTGCCTACGGCGGGGAGGACGAGGACACGCAGGAATCCATGCGGAGCCTCTTCCGGGCGCTCGCCGGGGCGATGTTCCTGATCTTCATCGTCCTGCTCGTCACCTTCGAGTCCATGCTGCAGACCTTCATCATCATGCTGGCGATCCCGTTCGGTCTCGTGGGGGTTGTCATCGGCTTCGCGCTCGCCGGGGAGCCCATCGGATTTCTGGCGTTCCTGGGCATCATCGGCATGACCGGCGTCGTGGTCGACGGCGGTACGCTCGTCTTCGTCTTCATCAACCGCATCAAGAGGGAAGGCATTCCCATCAAGGACGCCATCCTGGCCGGTTGCGGCGTCCGGCTCCGCTCGATCCTCCTGACCACGCTCACGACCGTCCTGGGCATCGTCCCCGCCGCCTACGGCATCGGCGGCAGCGACCCCTTCATCCAGCCGATGGCGCTCGCCCTCAACTGGAGCATCGGGGTCTCGATCTTCTTCACCCTCTACACGGTGCCAAGCCTGTATTACCTCGCCGACAAGGCGACGGTCCGAATGCGGAAGTTGCTCCCTTGGAACGGCGAGGAGAGGAGCTAG